One part of the Parabacteroides distasonis ATCC 8503 genome encodes these proteins:
- a CDS encoding TraR/DksA family transcriptional regulator, whose translation MAEKTRYSDAELEEFRAIILEKLEIAKRDYELLRSGVTNSDGNDVADTSPTFKVLEEGASTLSKEEAGRLAQRQMKFIQNLQAALIRIENKTYGICRETGKLIPKERLRAVPHATLSIEAKQGGAK comes from the coding sequence ATGGCAGAGAAGACAAGATATTCAGACGCTGAGCTCGAGGAGTTCCGCGCTATTATATTAGAGAAACTGGAAATCGCGAAGAGGGATTACGAGCTTTTGCGATCAGGGGTTACGAATTCCGACGGTAACGACGTGGCTGATACGTCTCCTACATTCAAGGTGCTGGAGGAAGGCGCTTCTACGTTATCGAAGGAAGAGGCGGGCCGTTTGGCGCAACGCCAGATGAAATTCATCCAGAATTTACAGGCCGCTTTGATCCGTATCGAGAATAAGACCTACGGTATTTGCCGGGAGACTGGTAAATTGATCCCGAAAGAAAGGCTACGTGCTGTGCCTCATGCGACTTTAAGTATCGAAGCAAAACAAGGAGGTGCAAAGTAA
- a CDS encoding lipoprotein signal peptidase yields the protein MRYSKGWGAVLIIILLLLLDQALKIWIKTHMQLHESIEITPWFYLYFTENPGMAFGIEVIGKLFLSVFRIVAVLFIGYYLYKLVKENYKFGFIACISLVFAGAVGNIIDSIFYGVIFDHSFGQLATFMPEGGGYASWLHGKVVDMFYFPLIETVFPDWVPIWGGQEFVFFRPIFNLADSAICVGVFLLLIFYRHTLSASLSKEEK from the coding sequence ATGAGATATTCTAAAGGTTGGGGAGCAGTGTTAATCATAATACTGCTCCTTCTTCTTGACCAAGCGCTGAAAATATGGATTAAGACCCACATGCAGTTGCATGAGAGTATAGAGATAACTCCGTGGTTTTATCTCTATTTTACTGAGAATCCGGGTATGGCATTCGGTATAGAGGTGATTGGGAAATTATTCCTTTCCGTATTCCGTATCGTGGCTGTATTGTTTATCGGATATTATTTGTATAAGCTGGTTAAAGAAAATTATAAATTCGGTTTTATTGCCTGTATATCTTTGGTTTTTGCGGGGGCGGTGGGTAATATAATCGACTCGATATTCTATGGCGTGATCTTCGACCATAGTTTCGGGCAACTCGCTACTTTTATGCCGGAGGGAGGTGGTTATGCCTCTTGGCTGCATGGTAAGGTGGTGGATATGTTCTATTTCCCATTGATAGAGACCGTATTCCCGGATTGGGTTCCGATCTGGGGTGGACAGGAGTTCGTTTTCTTCCGTCCGATCTTTAATTTGGCGGACTCGGCGATTTGCGTGGGAGTTTTCCTTTTGTTAATATTTTATCGGCATACTTTGTCGGCTAGCCTTTCGAAAGAAGAGAAATAA
- a CDS encoding DUF4296 domain-containing protein → MRRKLRIYGMALLATTLLAACSKVPDGILSEKKMQGVLTDMLLAEAMVNVDYNTYKSDTMKLALYESVFRKHDITQAVYDSSLVWYGRNLDIYMEVYNRVLADLNKRINNLGDVQADAAPVSNRDSVDIWPRRSYLVLSPTSVFNGVTFDIRPETNYSSGSSFVLGVRVWGLNNKMAYKPEVRLSADQGDTTLTVNSKITKDGYHETILKTIPTKKVKRVFGYIRMDNMDTTYYKVYIDSLSLMKYNYGKELAELPKDSIK, encoded by the coding sequence ATGCGGAGAAAATTACGGATATATGGTATGGCTTTATTAGCCACGACGTTGCTGGCGGCATGTAGTAAGGTTCCGGATGGTATTCTGTCGGAGAAAAAGATGCAGGGTGTCTTGACGGATATGTTGCTGGCTGAGGCCATGGTAAATGTGGATTATAATACTTATAAATCCGATACCATGAAGCTTGCCTTGTATGAGTCTGTATTCCGTAAGCATGATATTACACAAGCGGTGTATGATAGCTCGTTGGTGTGGTACGGCCGTAACTTGGATATTTATATGGAGGTCTACAACCGGGTCTTGGCCGATCTTAATAAACGGATCAATAACTTAGGGGATGTGCAGGCGGACGCTGCGCCGGTATCGAACCGGGATTCTGTGGATATTTGGCCTCGCCGTTCTTATCTGGTCTTGTCTCCTACCTCTGTATTTAATGGGGTGACTTTCGATATACGTCCGGAAACGAATTATTCCTCGGGCAGTAGTTTCGTGCTGGGCGTGCGTGTCTGGGGATTGAATAACAAAATGGCTTATAAGCCGGAGGTACGTTTAAGCGCAGACCAAGGTGATACGACCTTGACGGTGAATAGTAAGATCACGAAAGATGGATATCACGAGACGATCTTGAAGACTATACCAACTAAGAAAGTAAAGCGTGTGTTTGGATATATCCGTATGGATAATATGGATACGACTTATTATAAGGTGTATATAGATAGCTTAAGCTTGATGAAATATAACTATGGTAAGGAGCTTGCCGAATTACCTAAGGATTCTATTAAGTAA
- a CDS encoding TrmH family RNA methyltransferase produces MLSKTKVKYIRSLELKKFRNENNVFVAEGNKLVADMLPAFECELLIAKPSWMATQGDIPAKELLVAEEDDIRKASFLKNPQDVLAIFKRPNWDITEITPEKELVLALDGIQDPGNLGTIIRLADWFGISHIVCSKDTADVFSPKTVQATMGALAHVKIHYTDLETFLQAQSAQAIPLYGTFLGGENLYEKTLSGNGILIMGNEGNGIRPAIEAFVNEKLYIPNYPEGRDTSESLNVAIATAVVCAEFRRRQGNPA; encoded by the coding sequence ATGCTAAGCAAGACCAAAGTCAAATACATCCGTTCTCTGGAATTAAAGAAATTCCGGAATGAAAATAATGTTTTTGTAGCCGAAGGAAATAAATTGGTAGCCGATATGTTACCGGCCTTTGAATGTGAGTTATTAATAGCCAAGCCATCTTGGATGGCTACACAAGGCGATATTCCGGCCAAGGAGTTATTGGTAGCGGAAGAAGATGATATTCGTAAAGCCAGCTTCCTGAAAAATCCCCAAGATGTACTCGCAATCTTTAAACGCCCCAATTGGGATATAACGGAAATAACGCCGGAAAAGGAGCTTGTTCTCGCATTAGACGGAATCCAAGATCCGGGCAACTTAGGTACGATCATCCGGTTAGCGGACTGGTTCGGTATTTCCCATATCGTATGCAGCAAAGATACCGCCGATGTTTTCAGTCCAAAAACCGTACAAGCCACTATGGGTGCGCTCGCCCACGTAAAAATACATTACACCGATCTGGAAACGTTCTTACAGGCCCAATCAGCCCAAGCCATACCTTTATACGGCACCTTCCTTGGCGGAGAAAACTTATATGAGAAAACCTTATCCGGAAACGGTATCTTGATAATGGGTAATGAAGGAAATGGAATACGTCCCGCCATAGAGGCTTTTGTAAACGAAAAATTATATATCCCGAACTATCCGGAAGGAAGAGACACCTCAGAGTCTCTCAATGTGGCCATCGCTACAGCTGTGGTCTGTGCCGAGTTTCGCAGACGCCAAGGGAATCCCGCTTAA
- a CDS encoding BamA/TamA family outer membrane protein, whose translation MMNRSLRICYFICIVLLLTSCSTTKFVPDGEYLLDKVEIVSDNRDYKSADLKSYLRQQPNFKVFGLMKWQLFVYDWSGKNEKKWINKQLRRIGEPPVVLDTMLVEQSAMELERFYINKGYVHADVSTTIDTARHKKAVVTYHIKANDPYRIRNYTMKFPDPKIDSLAHLKAPRRSPLASAFRSSQEEYNQLVKEGTLFDRDILDKERERITTLLRWNGYYGFNRDYLGYIADSSFNQNVVDLDMSMKPYRKVLPNGSVEDQPHRQYYIKDVTVLTDYNPMGVGEDASFMATDTMLSAGVNIVYGRNGKSIRPSVLRRSTYIRPGQLFSEKNIEQTYSAFASLRALRNVNIRFTEVEERDTMKLDCYILTSPAKINTVGVDLEGTNSAGDYGFASSLNYQHRNIFRGSELFSARVRGAYEALSGNKANGFGNYWELGAEGSLLFPRFLFPFLSSDFRRRLRASTEAKISYNLQKRPEYTRAILSGGWSYIWQDRGNTQARHTFKLVDLNYVYLPDKNMDFINSLPDYMVLYNYTNHFIMSSGYTYSFSNYSPQNRLRNTHSLRASVEVAGNLLSAFSHLTGAKKNDDGYYELFGTEYAQYVKLDFDFSKGIVLDSRNKLAFHIGVGVGMAYGNSNYLPFERAYFSGGANSVRGWSVRELGPGSMEVDSTTSFALQSGDIRLDLNLEYRTKLFWKFELAAYIDAGNIWTRNVSDERYKAGNFDFSRFYKEIAVSYGLGLRLDFDFFLLRLDTGFKAYNPQEKKSRRWAITRPNFKDNFALHFAVGYPF comes from the coding sequence ATGATGAATCGATCTCTACGTATATGCTATTTTATCTGTATCGTACTACTACTAACCTCTTGTAGTACGACCAAGTTTGTGCCGGATGGGGAATATTTGCTGGATAAGGTGGAGATCGTGTCGGATAACAGGGACTATAAGTCTGCGGATTTAAAATCTTATCTTAGGCAGCAACCAAACTTCAAGGTGTTTGGTCTGATGAAGTGGCAGTTGTTTGTCTATGATTGGTCTGGTAAGAATGAGAAGAAATGGATCAATAAACAGTTACGTAGGATTGGTGAGCCTCCCGTGGTGCTGGATACGATGTTGGTGGAACAGTCCGCCATGGAACTAGAGCGTTTTTACATTAATAAAGGGTATGTCCATGCGGATGTATCAACGACGATCGATACGGCACGCCATAAGAAAGCGGTTGTAACTTACCATATAAAGGCGAACGATCCGTATAGGATACGCAATTACACGATGAAGTTCCCCGATCCGAAAATTGATAGTTTGGCACATCTGAAAGCGCCTCGCCGCTCTCCCTTAGCTTCTGCGTTCCGGTCCTCACAGGAAGAGTATAACCAATTAGTTAAGGAAGGAACTTTATTTGACCGGGATATATTGGACAAGGAGCGGGAGCGTATTACGACCTTACTTCGCTGGAACGGGTATTATGGTTTTAATCGGGATTATTTAGGATATATCGCTGATAGTTCTTTTAACCAAAATGTCGTGGATCTTGATATGTCCATGAAACCTTATCGGAAGGTGTTGCCCAATGGGTCGGTAGAGGATCAGCCGCATCGTCAGTATTATATTAAGGATGTAACGGTCTTAACCGATTATAATCCGATGGGGGTAGGAGAGGACGCTAGTTTCATGGCTACAGATACGATGCTCAGCGCAGGGGTGAATATCGTATATGGCCGGAACGGGAAGAGTATCCGTCCGAGCGTGCTCCGGAGGAGTACTTATATTCGGCCGGGGCAATTATTTAGTGAGAAGAATATAGAGCAGACCTATTCGGCGTTCGCTTCTCTAAGGGCTTTGAGGAACGTAAATATACGTTTTACGGAAGTAGAGGAGCGGGATACGATGAAGTTGGATTGTTACATTCTCACTTCTCCCGCGAAGATAAATACGGTGGGAGTGGATTTGGAAGGTACTAACTCGGCGGGTGACTATGGGTTTGCCTCCAGCTTGAATTATCAGCATAGGAATATCTTCCGAGGATCGGAGCTGTTCTCGGCGAGGGTGAGAGGGGCTTACGAGGCGTTATCCGGAAATAAGGCGAATGGCTTTGGTAATTACTGGGAGTTAGGTGCGGAAGGGTCTTTGCTGTTTCCTCGTTTTTTGTTCCCGTTCTTGAGTTCGGATTTTCGTAGGCGGCTACGTGCGTCAACTGAAGCGAAAATAAGTTACAACCTGCAAAAACGTCCGGAGTATACGAGGGCGATTCTATCTGGTGGTTGGAGTTATATTTGGCAAGATCGGGGCAATACACAGGCACGCCATACCTTTAAGCTTGTAGACTTGAATTATGTGTATTTGCCGGATAAGAATATGGACTTTATCAATAGCTTGCCGGATTATATGGTGTTGTATAACTATACGAACCATTTTATCATGAGTTCGGGATATACTTATTCCTTCAGTAATTATTCTCCCCAGAATCGTTTGAGAAACACGCATTCCCTACGTGCGTCGGTCGAGGTCGCAGGGAATTTGTTGAGTGCCTTTTCGCATCTTACGGGGGCGAAGAAAAATGATGACGGTTATTATGAGTTGTTTGGTACGGAATATGCGCAATATGTGAAATTGGATTTCGATTTTAGTAAAGGAATCGTGCTTGACAGTCGTAACAAGTTAGCTTTCCATATAGGAGTGGGAGTGGGGATGGCTTATGGTAACTCAAACTATTTACCTTTTGAGCGTGCTTATTTCTCGGGGGGAGCGAATAGTGTCCGGGGATGGTCTGTACGAGAGTTAGGTCCGGGTAGTATGGAAGTTGACAGCACGACTTCTTTCGCTCTTCAATCGGGGGATATCCGCTTGGATTTGAACTTGGAATATCGAACGAAACTTTTTTGGAAGTTTGAATTGGCGGCTTACATAGATGCCGGAAACATATGGACCCGGAATGTATCAGATGAACGCTATAAGGCTGGAAACTTTGATTTTTCTCGTTTTTATAAGGAGATCGCTGTTTCCTATGGTTTGGGACTTCGTTTAGACTTTGATTTCTTTCTACTACGTTTAGATACAGGCTTCAAGGCTTATAATCCTCAGGAGAAAAAGTCTAGGCGTTGGGCGATAACCCGTCCTAATTTCAAGGATAATTTCGCCTTGCATTTTGCCGTTGGTTATCCATTCTAA
- the trxA gene encoding thioredoxin — protein METFDDIIKGDKPVLVDFFATWCGPCKVLSPTVEALGKELAGQVRVLKIDVDKNEALATQLRIQSVPTLIIFKKGEIIWRSSGVMDHGSLLRKAQSYID, from the coding sequence ATGGAAACATTTGACGATATCATTAAAGGGGATAAACCTGTATTGGTGGATTTTTTTGCGACATGGTGCGGCCCGTGTAAGGTGTTGAGTCCGACGGTCGAGGCATTGGGGAAGGAGCTGGCGGGACAAGTGCGTGTCCTTAAAATTGATGTAGATAAGAACGAGGCACTTGCCACACAGTTGAGGATCCAATCCGTACCCACTTTGATCATCTTTAAGAAAGGTGAGATCATATGGCGCTCTTCCGGCGTGATGGATCACGGAAGCCTATTGCGGAAGGCGCAAAGCTATATCGATTAA
- a CDS encoding YfcC family protein → MKKRQIPHTYVIIFYIILFCAALTWVIPGGQYTENISPDGERTVVYESVESVPQTWEVLSAFYKGFVDKADIIVFILIIGGAFWIVNDSKAFDIGTVSFLRKARKMENNPILRKIGIDNFLLTAIMLLFSIFGAVFGMSEETIAFCLVLVPMAISMGYDSITGVCMVFIAAGLGFAGAILNPFTIGIAQGLAGIPLFSGIEYRIVCWCIINVVGFTWILRYAAKVKKNPQLSPVYEDDQYWRDLHSTNSLEIVYRTPKAAWISFVLLAIVLVIFSIYYPQTSLKIGNSVIKGLPLIPILSVAFVISSIFTLRKTVHLYILNLLFFTIFFLITGVMGYGWYIMEIATLFFALGIAAGIANGRNPNELVKLFLEGCKDIMSAALVVGLAGGIIVILQDGKVIDTILFNLAKGMEGLGQVATVGMMYVIQTLINLVIPSGSAKAALTMPIMAPFSELIGLSKQATVMAFQFGDGFTNLITPTSGVLIAVLGVSRIPYDKWFKWAWKFILVLVILGFLLLIPTVLIPMNGF, encoded by the coding sequence ATGAAAAAGAGACAAATACCCCACACTTACGTAATCATTTTTTACATCATCTTATTTTGCGCCGCATTGACATGGGTTATCCCCGGTGGGCAATACACGGAAAATATCAGCCCAGATGGAGAGCGGACCGTTGTATATGAATCCGTGGAAAGCGTACCTCAAACATGGGAGGTACTCTCCGCCTTTTATAAAGGATTTGTGGACAAGGCGGATATCATCGTCTTCATCCTCATCATCGGTGGTGCATTCTGGATCGTGAACGACAGTAAGGCATTTGATATCGGGACAGTCAGTTTCCTACGAAAAGCACGCAAAATGGAGAACAACCCCATCCTTCGTAAAATAGGCATAGATAATTTCTTATTGACCGCCATCATGCTACTTTTCAGTATATTCGGGGCCGTATTCGGGATGAGTGAGGAGACCATCGCTTTTTGTCTGGTCTTGGTCCCGATGGCGATATCTATGGGATACGATTCCATAACCGGCGTATGTATGGTTTTTATAGCGGCGGGATTAGGTTTCGCCGGAGCGATTTTAAACCCTTTCACTATCGGTATAGCGCAAGGCTTAGCAGGAATTCCTCTTTTTTCCGGCATCGAGTATCGTATCGTTTGTTGGTGTATTATCAATGTGGTAGGCTTCACATGGATATTGCGTTATGCCGCCAAGGTAAAAAAGAACCCTCAACTATCGCCCGTCTATGAGGATGATCAATATTGGAGAGATTTGCATAGTACCAATTCCTTAGAAATCGTATACAGAACCCCGAAAGCCGCATGGATCAGTTTCGTCCTATTGGCAATCGTACTAGTTATCTTTTCGATCTATTACCCCCAGACATCCTTAAAAATAGGAAATAGCGTAATCAAGGGACTACCCTTAATCCCGATTCTTAGCGTAGCTTTCGTGATCAGCTCGATATTTACCCTACGGAAAACCGTACATTTGTATATATTGAACCTTTTATTCTTCACGATCTTTTTCTTGATAACAGGCGTAATGGGCTATGGGTGGTACATTATGGAAATAGCGACCTTGTTCTTCGCCTTGGGTATAGCGGCGGGAATCGCCAATGGACGCAATCCGAATGAGCTTGTGAAACTTTTCTTGGAAGGTTGCAAGGATATCATGAGCGCCGCCTTGGTTGTCGGCTTAGCTGGAGGTATTATCGTAATCCTGCAAGACGGTAAAGTGATCGATACGATTCTCTTTAACCTAGCGAAAGGGATGGAAGGTTTGGGACAAGTAGCTACGGTCGGGATGATGTACGTTATTCAAACGCTTATCAATTTAGTTATTCCTTCCGGAAGTGCCAAAGCGGCCCTCACCATGCCTATCATGGCCCCATTCTCGGAGTTGATCGGTTTATCCAAGCAGGCCACCGTCATGGCCTTTCAGTTTGGCGATGGCTTCACGAACCTGATAACTCCCACATCTGGTGTTCTGATAGCGGTTCTAGGAGTAAGCCGTATTCCGTATGATAAATGGTTCAAATGGGCATGGAAATTCATCCTTGTCCTAGTGATCCTAGGATTCCTATTATTGATCCCAACGGTATTGATCCCGATGAACGGCTTTTAA
- a CDS encoding DNA recombination protein RmuC has protein sequence MDWIIIGGLLIIIVTQILLRPKQLNNNKEDLEKLLNEIQRSFDRIEKNFREDFRLNREESRLVAKDNREELARSMNEFKEAFERGIDSFNRLQKEKFAALDERQQRLVDNTEKRLEEIRVTVDEKLQKTLNDRIGQSFRLVTEQLESVQKGLGEMQTLAQDVGGLKRVLSNVKTRGNIGEIQLSMLLEQLLAPEQYEANVHTRKGSDAVVEFAVKLPGRDDAREFVYLPIDAKFPKDVYEQLLDAYDAADSQAIETAGKLLETTIKKMAKDISDKYLAPPATTDFGIMFLPFEGIYAEVVRRSALLEDLQRNYKVVVTGPTTLAAILNSLQMGFRTLAIQKHSGEVWTILGAVKKEFEKVGGMLEKAQKNLQTASGQIEEVLGTRTRAIQRKLKDVDTLSDREARAILPEIGILTEEDEKAES, from the coding sequence ATGGATTGGATTATTATCGGCGGACTTCTTATAATCATCGTGACGCAAATCCTTTTGCGTCCTAAACAGCTAAATAATAACAAAGAAGACCTAGAAAAGTTACTAAACGAGATACAACGCTCGTTCGACCGTATCGAGAAAAACTTTAGGGAGGACTTCCGCCTGAACCGGGAAGAAAGCCGGTTAGTAGCAAAAGATAACCGAGAAGAGCTGGCTCGTTCCATGAATGAGTTCAAGGAAGCCTTCGAACGTGGAATCGATTCTTTTAACAGGTTGCAGAAAGAGAAATTCGCCGCCTTGGACGAACGCCAACAGAGATTAGTGGATAACACGGAAAAAAGGCTGGAAGAGATCCGAGTCACCGTAGACGAGAAACTTCAAAAGACATTGAATGACCGTATCGGGCAATCTTTCCGTTTAGTCACCGAACAATTAGAAAGTGTACAAAAAGGACTGGGCGAGATGCAAACCTTAGCACAGGATGTAGGAGGATTAAAACGGGTACTTAGTAATGTTAAGACCCGGGGAAATATCGGGGAGATCCAACTCAGTATGTTATTGGAGCAGTTATTGGCACCAGAGCAATACGAGGCGAATGTACATACCCGGAAAGGTTCGGATGCGGTCGTTGAATTCGCAGTCAAGCTCCCCGGGCGGGATGATGCCCGAGAATTCGTATACCTTCCCATAGACGCTAAATTCCCGAAAGATGTATACGAACAGCTCCTAGACGCTTACGATGCCGCAGATTCCCAAGCGATCGAGACAGCCGGAAAATTATTGGAGACAACGATCAAGAAGATGGCTAAAGATATTTCGGACAAATATCTGGCACCTCCCGCCACGACCGATTTCGGCATTATGTTCCTGCCGTTCGAGGGCATTTACGCCGAGGTCGTACGCCGTTCCGCTTTATTGGAGGACTTGCAACGAAACTACAAGGTAGTCGTAACAGGTCCCACTACCCTAGCGGCCATACTAAACAGTTTACAAATGGGCTTCCGTACATTGGCGATTCAAAAGCACTCAGGGGAGGTATGGACGATCTTAGGGGCCGTGAAAAAAGAATTCGAGAAAGTAGGCGGTATGCTCGAGAAAGCCCAAAAGAACTTGCAAACCGCCAGCGGGCAAATAGAAGAGGTTTTAGGTACCCGTACCCGTGCCATCCAACGTAAACTCAAAGACGTAGATACGCTTAGCGACCGTGAGGCCCGAGCTATCCTTCCCGAGATCGGAATATTAACTGAAGAAGACGAAAAAGCAGAATCATGA
- the tpx gene encoding thiol peroxidase: MAKVTLKGNEIHTNGELPKVGTEAPDFKGVKSDLSELSLSDLKGKKVVINVFPSLDTSVCAASVRRFNKEAASHPDTVVLAVSKDLPFAHGRFCTTEGIDKVITLSVFRCSCFEDKYGMLLVDGPLKGLLARGVIVVDGAGKVVYEELVPEITTEPNYDAALAALK, from the coding sequence ATGGCAAAAGTAACATTAAAAGGTAACGAGATTCATACGAACGGCGAGTTGCCAAAAGTTGGGACAGAGGCTCCGGACTTTAAGGGTGTAAAAAGTGATTTATCCGAATTGTCGCTAAGCGACTTGAAAGGAAAGAAAGTGGTGATAAATGTTTTTCCGAGCTTGGATACAAGTGTATGTGCGGCATCGGTAAGACGCTTCAATAAAGAAGCCGCTTCGCATCCGGATACGGTGGTATTAGCTGTTTCTAAAGATTTACCTTTTGCGCATGGACGTTTCTGTACTACGGAAGGTATTGATAAAGTGATTACATTGTCAGTGTTCCGGTGTTCATGTTTTGAGGATAAGTATGGGATGCTTCTGGTAGACGGTCCGCTGAAAGGGTTATTAGCCCGTGGCGTGATAGTGGTCGATGGAGCTGGTAAGGTGGTTTATGAGGAACTTGTTCCCGAGATTACTACCGAACCGAATTACGATGCGGCTTTAGCTGCATTGAAATAA
- a CDS encoding MFS transporter, which yields MDNWKRVFAIIWTGQFLSILTSSIVNFAIVLWLSLETGSAEVLAFATMAALLPQSVLGLFTGIFIDRWKRKRVMIMADSFIAFCTLILAVLFYFDLAKISHIYVLLALRSVGSAFHMPAMQASVPLLAPKSELMRIAGINQVIQSVCNIAGPALAGLFITMMKMTNILLLDVAGAAFACLSLCFVFIPDPSHEERNSELHLWREAKEAIMEVRNQYGLSWLFLLSILATFVIMPVSVLFPLMTLNHFAGNAFQVSLVEVSWGGGALLAGALLGLKKYRWNEILLINGMYIALGLTFLFSGLLPVSGFIWFAVLTALGGVCGSLYFATFTTVIQSRIDPGVMGRVFSFYMSFSMLPSMIGLLSTGFLADSIGLGNTFIISGGFLCLIGIISFFIPSLISLKESFKR from the coding sequence ATGGATAACTGGAAGCGAGTATTTGCCATTATTTGGACGGGGCAGTTCTTATCTATACTGACAAGTTCGATTGTTAATTTCGCGATAGTCTTGTGGTTGAGTCTGGAGACAGGTTCCGCTGAGGTATTGGCATTTGCTACGATGGCCGCTTTGTTACCTCAATCTGTTTTGGGGCTTTTCACGGGGATCTTTATCGACCGGTGGAAAAGGAAGCGGGTGATGATTATGGCAGATAGCTTTATTGCTTTTTGTACGTTGATATTGGCGGTCTTGTTTTATTTTGATTTGGCTAAGATTAGTCATATATATGTGTTATTGGCCCTTCGTTCCGTAGGTTCTGCCTTTCATATGCCCGCTATGCAAGCTTCTGTTCCTTTGCTGGCTCCAAAATCGGAGTTGATGCGCATAGCTGGGATTAATCAGGTGATCCAGTCGGTGTGTAATATCGCCGGGCCCGCTTTGGCCGGTCTATTCATAACGATGATGAAGATGACGAATATCCTCTTATTGGATGTGGCTGGAGCGGCGTTCGCTTGTCTATCGCTCTGCTTTGTCTTTATTCCCGATCCTTCTCATGAGGAACGAAATTCAGAATTGCATCTTTGGAGAGAGGCGAAAGAGGCGATTATGGAAGTCCGTAACCAATATGGGCTATCGTGGTTATTCCTATTGTCTATATTGGCTACATTCGTGATTATGCCGGTAAGTGTCTTATTCCCGTTGATGACGTTGAATCACTTTGCCGGAAATGCTTTCCAAGTGAGCTTGGTCGAGGTTTCATGGGGTGGAGGAGCCTTGCTTGCGGGTGCTTTACTGGGGCTTAAGAAATATCGTTGGAATGAGATCCTGTTGATTAATGGGATGTATATAGCGTTGGGATTGACATTCTTGTTTTCCGGGTTGTTACCGGTATCCGGTTTTATCTGGTTTGCGGTGCTGACGGCTTTAGGAGGTGTTTGTGGTTCCCTGTATTTTGCTACTTTTACTACGGTTATCCAATCTCGCATTGATCCGGGAGTTATGGGAAGGGTATTCTCTTTTTACATGAGCTTTAGTATGCTTCCTTCGATGATCGGTCTTTTGAGTACCGGCTTTTTGGCGGATTCTATCGGGCTTGGAAATACCTTTATAATAAGTGGGGGCTTTTTATGTTTGATAGGTATTATATCCTTTTTTATCCCTTCGTTGATCAGTCTGAAAGAGAGTTTTAAGAGATAA